A window of the Scleropages formosus chromosome 5, fSclFor1.1, whole genome shotgun sequence genome harbors these coding sequences:
- the kazald2 gene encoding kazal-type serine peptidase inhibitor domain 2: protein MEIVALLLALSLLPWFDTLPARRYRPRDRRVSCPQCKPDRCPPIPRCPAGRTRDACDCCWECGNGEGRLCDPDTYFGTFFGRCGEGLSCRAGPRDPFSDEIPKPRCVCNRQELLCGSDHKTYENMCQFRAARFRLRDRGRLTVTHFGPCRAKPVIVGPPGDVTGKEGSDVVFSCKVLSYPMAVIEWRKEGNGIFLPADDTNMMVEAHGGPRRFELTGWLQIQNIQRADQGTYTCAARSPFGEVSASAKLCVLDKEVQPPRPPPQNTGIYDVPDDEDYESLSSGLSY from the exons ATGGAAATTGTGGCCTTGCTTCTGGCGCTCTCGCTCTTGCCGTGGTTCGACACTCTGCCTGCTCGGCGCTACCGGCCCCGGGACCGACGGGTGAGCTGCCCGCAGTGCAAGCCCGACCGGTGCCCTCCGATCCCGCGCTGCCCCGCGGGTCGAACCCGCGACGCCTGCGACTGCTGCTGGGAATGCGGCAATGGCGAGGGGCGGCTCTGCGACCCGGACACGTACTTCGGCACCTTCTTCGGCCGCTGCGGGGAGGGGCTGAGCTGCCGGGCCGGACCGCGGGACCCCTTCTCGGACGAAATCCCCAAACCCCGGTGTGTCTGCAACAGACAGGAGCTGCTTTGCGGTTCCGACCACAAGACCTACGAGAACATGTGCCAGTTCCGGGCGGCCCGCTTCAGGCTGCGCGATCGGggccggctcaccgtgacccacTTCGGGCCCTGCAGAGCCA AGCCGGTGATTGTCGGTCCTCCCGGCGACGTCACCGGCAAGGAGGGAAGCGACGTCGTCTTCAGCTGCAAGGTGCTTTCTTACCCCATGGCAGTGATTGAATGGAGGAAAGAGGGGAACGGTATCTTCCTACCTGCGGATGACACCAACATGATGGTGGAG GCACACGGTGGGCCCCGGCGCTTCGAGCTCACGGGCTGGCTCCAAATCCAGAACATCCAGCGGGCCGACCAGGGCACGTACACCTGCGCCGCCAGGAGCCCCTTCGGAGAGGTTTCTGCCTCAGCGAAGCTCTGTGTTCTGGATAAAG AAGTTCAGCCGCCACGTCCTCCTCCGCAGAACACGGGAATTTACGACGTCCCGGACGACGAAGACTACGAGAGCTTGTCCAGTGGACTTTCATATTAA